The following nucleotide sequence is from Alphaproteobacteria bacterium.
CGCTGCCCGGCGCGCGAACCATAACGCCCCGCCCGTCGTCCGGTCGATGCCCGCCGCGCGGGGCGGCGGCCGGCCTATTTCCCCATCGCCTGGGCGCGCGCGATGAAGCGGGCGTTCATCCGTTCCTGCGCGGCGGGCGAGCCGTCGTGGAACGTGCCGAACACCTTGTCGAACACCGGCATGCCGTCGCCCGAGTAGTTGCACTCGAAATACTGGTGGTGGAGATAGTGGAAGTAGTTGTCGATCATCACCGCCTTGCCGCCGCGCCCGATCGAGAGCCGGTCGAAGCCGCAATGCCCCGACGAGGGCGAGAAGGCGGCATGCTGCATGTGGAACAGGGCGTGGATCGGGTGCGAGGCCAGCACCCAGTGCAGCGCCACGCCGGAGAAGTACAGCAGGTGCTCGACCGGGTGCATGGAAAGCCCGGTCCACGGGCCGATGTTGACGTTGCGGTGGTGCAGGTGATGCACCGTGCGGTACAGCGGAGCCCAGTGGATCAGCCGGTGTATCCAGTAGAAGTGCATCTCGCGGATCGCCGGGATCAGCATCAGCAGCACGACGAACCAGACCGGGTTGGTCT
It contains:
- a CDS encoding sterol desaturase family protein, translating into MTDATIGKRDKRGDWRPPYLLRLPALFAWPPQPLGVLKWLFGFPGYLWPWNALFLGVAMLSWFLLTPSLASMQTLEVGWIALILARNAALTALIVGGWHTYFYIFKRQGTAYKYTNRPLATDNDAFLFRNQVRDNMFWTFASGVPIWTAYEVLTLWFYANGWIPFVNWETNPVWFVVLLMLIPAIREMHFYWIHRLIHWAPLYRTVHHLHHRNVNIGPWTGLSMHPVEHLLYFSGVALHWVLASHPIHALFHMQHAAFSPSSGHCGFDRLSIGRGGKAVMIDNYFHYLHHQYFECNYSGDGMPVFDKVFGTFHDGSPAAQERMNARFIARAQAMGK